The Lysinibacillus timonensis nucleotide sequence TGTTCCTAATGTTATCTTTATCGAACATGCATCTCATTAGGATGTGAACCTTTACGTCGATTAATATTAAGTTTATTGATTTCGTTCATTTCATTTGAAGATAATTCGAAATCAAATACATTAAAGTTTTCTTCAATTCTTGATGGTGTTACAGATTTCGGGATGACAATTGTGTTATTTTGTAAATGCCAGCGCAACACAACTTGAGCTGGTGTTTTGCTATGTGACTTAGCAATTGTTTGAATCACTTCGTCTTGCAACACCTCTCCTCCTTGGTCAAGAGGACTCCAAGCTTCTACAAAAATATTATGTTTTGAACAAAACTCCTTTAACTCATTTTGAGCAAGGTATGGATGACACTCAATTTGATTCAATACTGGTACAACTTCACATTCTTTTAAAAGTCGCTCTAAGTGATCGATTTCAAAGTTACATACCCCAATTGCTTTTACACGACCATCATGATAAAGCTTTTCTAACGCTTTATAGGTTTCGACATACTGGTCAAATTGCGGAGTTGGCCAGTGAATCAAATATAAATCAACATAATCAAGACCTAATCTTTCCAAACTCTCATCAAATGCACGTAACGTATTCTCAAAACCTTGATCACTATTCCAAACTTTTGTTGTAATAAATAACTCATCACGAGGGACAGATGATTCAGCAATCGCCTTCCCAACGCCCTTTTCGTTTTTATAGATCATTGCCGTATCAATAGATCTGTAGCCAACTTCAATAGCAGTGGCTACTGCTTGAGCTGCTTGATCATCTTCAACCTGCCATACACCAAATCCAAGCTGTGGCATCTTTAAACCATTATTTAGCGTTACAAAATTCATCGTACATTTCTCCTTATCATTCGTTTTTTATAACATTCGAGTTAAAAATAATTTATATTATTTTGAAACTTGAATCCTTAATTTTCCTACTAAACCAAAATAAGAAATGAAATCCATAAAACTTGCTATTAAAATAATAATCTCCATTGGAATAGCTGAATATTCTCAGGCTAATCCCACAAGTTGGGCTGTTAATAACCCTCATACAAAGGGTAGGAGTCCTAATAGAGCAGAGGCACTTATGCTAAGTAAAAGATTTTACCCAATCCGCTATTTGTAACTTATTCCTATTATTTACCCATTTAAAGTATATCAAATTCACAGTAGTAGAAATTAGATAATTTGTAAATTTTTTATTGTAGCCCTAATTTATTGGAGACACGAGAAGTGTCATACACACGTCGTTAGGAATAGAACCCCGTCCTTGCCCAAGACTGGGACGTACCTATTTGGAAACTGACAGTAGATCACTTAGTCTACTGCAGATTTATACGTGTACACCTTAGTTAATCCATTGAACAACATCTTCCATAACTCGTCTCGTTTTCGGACGAGCCGGTTCCTCTTGACGATAACCGAAGGCAACCATGGCAGATACGGCAAGCTTGCCATCTTCAAGAAGTCCTTCTTTCTCTAAAATCTCATTTACTTTGTCGTAGCTAAAGCCTTCAATCGGACAAGAATCAATGCCGATTTGTGCAGCTGCTGTCATCATATTGCCAAGCGCTATATATGTTTGCTTACTCGCCCAATCAAATAATGCCCGGTCGGTTTCAAAAAGACGCTGATCTTCCTCTTGAAAGCTTCTGTATCTAGGTTTCAATGTTTCCAACAATTCATCCGGCATCTGCTTAACTTGCTTTTGCAACTGCTGCACATATTCAGAATCATACCTTACATCTTTACGTGCTAGAATAACAACAAAATGGCTAGCAGTCGGTAACTGTCCTTGGGCACCCCATGAAACCTCTCTAAGCTTTTCTCGAAACTCCTTATTCTGCACAACAAGGAATTTCCACGGTTCGTATCCAACAGAACTTGGGGACAATCGGCCTGTTTCTAATATGAACGTAAAATCCTCATCTGAAATTTTTTTTGTTGGATTGAATACCTTTGTTGCATGACGGAAATTGAATGCAGCGAGGATTTCTTGCTTTTTTGCGTTGTGATTGCTCATATGTACTCATCCTTTTCTTTCTAGTTTATAAAAACCAGTACAACCTTAATACTAGTTTGTGTATGACATATTTTATATGATTTATCCTCCTCTTACCAAAAGATTAGCTCAAATATTCAATTAGGTACGTTTATGTTTACCCTTACCCCGATTACGTTTTTCATTAATGGCATTCATTTATTTCAAAGTTTGCTCAAAATCAAATACATATAGTTTCTACAATTCTCGATAGATCAATTTAAGATAGGTACTTTCATAGTCGAGGCCAATATAAAAACTAGCAACTTTGAATCATAAAAACATTTTCTGAAATGTTTAATAGATTCTCTTTACCTAACTATATTTTTTGGAGGATTAGGCAATAACTGTCTATTTTTCGGCTACCCCCTCTATAGTGCAAAGTTTCATAATGGGTTATGGTGAGACACTCAATTGGAGAAATGATTTATTTTTGAAAGAACTATGATTCACTGAATTTACATTTCAATCTAGCTAAGACTTGAGTGCTATCACCATTAAAAGTTGAGAGGAGTTAATAAAATGAAAAAAGAACATGAAAATTCTCATCCTTATACAGGAATCTGGGTGACTGCGGATGGCTATATACGACACGAGCTGCTTCCGAACGGACGATATGATGAAGCTCGTGGTAACCGTAAAAGTGCCTATCAAGGAAACTATATTATCAATGGCAACCATATCGACTATGTTGACGATACAGGATTTACTGCGGATGGGGATTTTATCAATGGAGTACTTTACCATGCAGGTATGGTGCTATATCTAGAAGAACAAAGTGAAGGGAGAAATTAAGATGTCAACACTTAATGGAAAAGTCGTTGTGATTACTGGGGCAAGCAGTGGTATTGGTGAAACTACAGCCCGACTGCTTGCAAGCCACGGTGTTCATGTAGTTATCGGCGCAAGACGTGTGGATAGACTAGAGGCATTGGCATCCGACATTCAAGCGGATGGTGATTCTGTAGTCGCTCAACAGCTAGACGTGACAAAACTAGAACAGATGCAAGCAATCATTGAAAAAGCCCAAAGTCATTTTGGACGAGTGGATGCTATTATTAACAATGCTGGGGTAATGCCACTCTCTCCACTAGAAGCATTAAAGATTGAAGAATGGAACCGAATGATTGATGTGAATATTCGTGGCGTCCTTCATGGCATCGCCACTGCTCTGCCAGTCATGAAAAAACAAGGTTTCGGTCATTTCATCAATATCGCATCC carries:
- a CDS encoding aldo/keto reductase; the protein is MNFVTLNNGLKMPQLGFGVWQVEDDQAAQAVATAIEVGYRSIDTAMIYKNEKGVGKAIAESSVPRDELFITTKVWNSDQGFENTLRAFDESLERLGLDYVDLYLIHWPTPQFDQYVETYKALEKLYHDGRVKAIGVCNFEIDHLERLLKECEVVPVLNQIECHPYLAQNELKEFCSKHNIFVEAWSPLDQGGEVLQDEVIQTIAKSHSKTPAQVVLRWHLQNNTIVIPKSVTPSRIEENFNVFDFELSSNEMNEINKLNINRRKGSHPNEMHVR
- a CDS encoding NAD(P)H-dependent oxidoreductase, translated to MSNHNAKKQEILAAFNFRHATKVFNPTKKISDEDFTFILETGRLSPSSVGYEPWKFLVVQNKEFREKLREVSWGAQGQLPTASHFVVILARKDVRYDSEYVQQLQKQVKQMPDELLETLKPRYRSFQEEDQRLFETDRALFDWASKQTYIALGNMMTAAAQIGIDSCPIEGFSYDKVNEILEKEGLLEDGKLAVSAMVAFGYRQEEPARPKTRRVMEDVVQWIN
- a CDS encoding Atu4866 domain-containing protein, translating into MKKEHENSHPYTGIWVTADGYIRHELLPNGRYDEARGNRKSAYQGNYIINGNHIDYVDDTGFTADGDFINGVLYHAGMVLYLEEQSEGRN
- a CDS encoding SDR family oxidoreductase, translated to MSTLNGKVVVITGASSGIGETTARLLASHGVHVVIGARRVDRLEALASDIQADGDSVVAQQLDVTKLEQMQAIIEKAQSHFGRVDAIINNAGVMPLSPLEALKIEEWNRMIDVNIRGVLHGIATALPVMKKQGFGHFINIASIGAYEVSPTAAVYCATKFAVRAITDGLRQETVGQGIRVTLVSPGVTESELAESITDNSAKEIMKEYRRNALPATAIAQAIIYALEQPDYVDVSELVIKPSM